In Chryseobacterium oryzae, the genomic stretch TTGGTTTTTCAAAACAAGATTTGGTTTCATATTGTGAGGTCCAAAAGGGGCAAGCTTTCGGTGAAAATTAATAAAATCACGGTTAATTTCATCAATATGAACCTCAGAATCTATTGTAATAGAAGGTTCTTTCTGATGTTCCTGAATTTTTTCGGCAACTATTTTTTCAAATTTAATTTTGAATTCCTCAAAATTGCTCTTTTCCATAGAAAGTCCTGCTGCGGCATGATGACCGCCGAATTTCAGGAAATATTCCGAACACATATCCAATGCTTCATGTACATCAAAATCGGATACAGACCGAGCCGAAGCTACCATTTCACCATTATTACCGTCTGTAAAAACCAAAGTAGGTTTATAATACGTTTCGGTAAGCCTTGAAGCTACAATTCCTATAACGCCTTTATTCCATTCCGGATGATAAACGATGGTAGAAAATTTGGTTTCCTGCTGAGATTCTATAATTTGGTTGAGTGCTGAAAGAGTAGAATTCATGTCCAGCTCTCGCCTTTCATCATTCAGATTCATGATATCGCTTACAATTTGATGGGCATGCTTCAGATTATCCGAAACCATGAGTTCAACAGCGGCTTTACCATGTGAAATTCTTCCTGCGGCATTAATTTTTGGAGCGATTTCAAAAACAATATTAGATATTTCGAAATGAGATAGCTTATCTTCAGGAATTAAAAGTCTAAGCCCCATATTTCGGGTTTTTCTCAGAGTTTTAAGTCCCATTTTTGCCAAAACTCTGTTTTCTCCCGTCATAGAAACGATATCTGCTGCAATAGAGATAGCCAGAAGATCTGTAAGCTCAAAAAGTTCTGCTTCCGGAATTTTGTAAATCGTATTAAGTCCTTGGCAAAGCTTAAAACCAACACCACAACCCGAAAGTTCTTTAAAAGGGTATCTACAATCACTTCTTTTAGGATCGAGAACTGCTGTAGCATTAGGAATTTCTTCTCCCGGCAAATGGTGGTCGCAGATAATAAATTCAATATCCTTGCTTTTGGCATAATTAATCATGTCGATTGCTTTTATACCGCAATCTAAAGCAACAATAAGGGTAAAACCGTTTTCTTTGGCGAAATCTATTCCTTCGGTGGAAATACCGTAACCTTCGGAATTTCTGTCGGGAATATAAAAATCTAAATATTTTTTCTGAACAATTTTACTCAAATAAAGATACATTAAGGCAACAGCAGTGGTTCCGTCTACATCGTAATCTCCATATACCAATATTTTTTCTCCGTTTTCGATAGCTGTAGCAATGCGTTCTACCGCTTTTTGCATGTCTGCCATTAAAAACGGACTGTGGATATCGGTCATATTGGGTTTGAAAAATTCTCTTGCCTTCCGATAATTGTCAATTCCTCTGAGAACTAGCAGTTTGGATTCAAATGTTCCAAAACCAAGTGACGAACTTAATCCGTCCACAATTTCTTCATCGGGTTCGGGCTTGTAAATCCATTTTTGACTCATTTCACAAAAATAGGGAATTAAAATTTAAAAGTAACGTTTATTGCTTACGTTAAATGTTAAAAAAAACCGTTCAGAAATTGAACGGTTTTAAATAGTTAAGAATACATTTTTTCTCTTAATTCTTTTACCTTTTTATCGGCTAGATATTCATCGTAAGTCATTTCTCTGTCGATAATTCCTTTTGGAGTCAGTTCGATAATTCTGTTACAGACTGTGGAAAGCATTTCGTGGTCATGAGAAGCCAGTAAAATATTTCCTTTGAAGTTAGACAAAGAGTTGTTCAAAGTAGTAATACTCTCAAGGTCTAAATGGTTGGTAGGTTCATCTAGTAAAAGAACATTTGCTTTCTGAAGCATCATTCTACTGAACATACATCTCATTTTTTCTCCTCCCGAAAGCACTTTACAAGATTTTAAAGCCTCATCTCCAGAGAAAAGCATTCTTCCCAAAAATCCTCTTACGAATTCTTCGTGACGCTCTTCATCATTTTTCGTGAATTGTCTTAACCAATCTACCAAACTTAAATCTTCCTGAAAGAAGTTGGTGTTATCCAAAGGCATGTGAGACTGGTTGGTGGTAACTCCCCAAGCAATGCTTCCTTTATCGGCTTCGGTATTTCCAGCTAAAATTTCGAAAAATTCGGTAATTGCTAATGAGTTTTTAGACAAAACAGCAACTTTATCGCCTTTCTTAAGATTTAAATCGATGTTTGAAAACAATAATTCTCCATCTTTTGTTTTTTCTAAACCTTTAACATCTAAAATTTGGTCACCTGCTTCTCTTTCCATTTCAAAAATAATGGCAGGATATCTTCTTGAAGATGGCTTAATATCGTCGATATTTAATTTATCGATCATTTTTTTTCTTGCCGTTGCCTGTTTAGCTTTTGCAACGTTAGAACTGAATCGTGCAATAAAATCCTGAAGTTCTTTCTTTTTCTCTTCTGCTTTTTTATTAGCCTGAGCTCTTTGTCTAGTTGCTAATTGCGAAGCCTGATACCAGAAAGAATAGTTACCTGTGTAAAGATTTAGTTTAGCATAATCTAAGTCGCCGATGTGTGTACAAACCGTATCTAGGAAGTGACGGTCGTGAGATACAACGATTACGGTATTTTCATAATCTGCTAAGAAATCTTCTAGCCAAGAAATTGTATCAATATCCAAGTCGTTCGTAGGCTCATCAAGAATAAGTACATCCGGATTTCCGAAAAGTGCCTGAGCAAGTAGAACTTTTACTTTGTCTTTGTTTTCAAGTTCGCTCATTAATTGCCAGTGCATATCGTCTGTAATACCAACGTTAGAAAGCATGGTTTGCGCATCAGATTCTGCAGTCCATCCTCCCATTTCATCGTATATTACACCAAGTTCACCTGCTTTAATCCCGTCTTCATCAGAAAAATCTTCTTTCGCATAAAGCGCATCCATTTCTTCTTTTATCTCGAATAATTTCTTGTTACCTCTCAAAACCGCTTCAAGCACCGTATATTGGTCATAAGCAAAGTGATCCTGCTCTAAAACCGACATTCTTTTTCCTGGTTCCAGCGAAACATGCCCAGTGGTTGGATCTTGCTTTCCGGTTAATATTTTAAGGAATGTAGACTTTCCTGCTCCATTTGCTCCGATAATTCCGTAGCAGTTTCCTTTCGTAAACATAATGTTCACCTCGTCAAAAAGAACTCTTTTCCCGAATTGTAAAGATAAGTTAGATACTGTTAACATATAGTTTTGTAAATTTGGCGCAAAATTACGAAAAGAAATTGGGTAATTTATAATATTGTAATAGTCAAGTTTTTATACGAAAGCAAAATTTGTATATTTAACTTATAAAATCAGAAATAATGAAGATTGAAAAAACCGTAAGAATACTTAATAAAAGAGCTCGATTTGAGTATGAAATTTTAGAAGAAATAGAGGCAGGTATGGTCTTGACGGGTACAGAAATAAAATCTTTGCGTTCTTCCAAGGCTTCTATTACAGAATCGTTCTGTCAGTTTATTGATGGGGAATTGTATATTATAAATATGATGATTGATGAGTATAAATTAGGTACTTTTTACAACCACAAAACAAAAAGGGAACGAAAGTTGCTGTTGCACAAAAAGGAATTGGCAAAATTCGAAAAAAAGCTGAAAGATGCAGGGAATACGATTGTTCCTTTAAAGCTTTATATTAATGATAACGGTAAGGCTAAAATATTGATAGCCTTAGCAAGAGGAAAAAAACTCTTCGATAAAAGGGAAGCCATTAAAGATAGAGAAAATAAAAGAAACCTCAGTAGAATATTAAAGAAAAGTTAAAAATCATCTTGAAAACTTTGTTTATAAAGAAAAATTATATTTATTTTGCAATATCAATTATTTAATCATTTAATTCTATGAAAAATCTAAAATTAGGAATTTCAGCATTGGCGCTTACTGTCGCTTCTACTGTGTTCGCTCAGACTACCAACAATCCGTGGATGATCGGAGTTGGTGCTCACGCGGAAAATCACCTTGCACAGGGAAGTAATTTCAGTAATACATTCTCTGCTACAAATTTGACGAAGACTATGTTCAATACGAGCAACTTCTCAATCACTCCACCATTGTCTAAATTAACTGTTGCCAGAAATATTGGTAAAGGTTTTGTAATTGACTGGCAGACTACTGTTGGTAATGTTGAAAACAAGAGATTCAACATGGGGAAAGAATTTTTCCTACAAACAGGTCTTGGTTTACAGGTGAAAGCTGCAGGTATTCTTTGGAACGAAGAATCTTGGTTTGACCCTTACTTAAGAGTTGGTGCTAACTATTTAAGACACGATCATACTTCTCTTTCTTTCCCAAGAACTGATGCTAATGGTGTTTACGTTTTAAATGGAGAGAACGGAAATGAAATGGGTAAAGCAAACTTCTTTAGCGTTGCTACTGGTGCTGGTCTTAACCTTTGGTTAACTAAAAACTTCGGTTTAGGTGTACAAGGTGATTATGTATCAACTCCAGGAGACAAATCTAATGTTGCTAACTTCTGGCAAGCTTCTGCTTCTTTGAACTTTAGATTCGGGAACAGAGATAGAGATAAAGATGGTATCTTAGACAAAGACGATTTGTGTCCAGATACTCCAGGTTTACCAGAATTCCAAGGATGTCCTGATACAGATGGAGATGGAGTTCCAGATAAAGACGATCAATGTCCAGAAGTTCCTGGTCCAGTTGAAAACAATGGTTGTCCTTGGCCAGATACAGATGGTGACGGTGTAATCGACAAAGATGATGCTTGTCCTACAGTAGCAGGTCCTGCTGAAAACAACGGTTGTCCTTGGCCAGACACAGATGGTGATGGTATCTTAGACAAAGATGATGCATGTCCTACAGTTCCTGGTTTACCAGAATTCAACGGATGTCCTCCTCCACCAAAACCAGAGCCTGTTGAAGTAGTAATAACAAGAGAATTCAAAGATTTATTATTTGATTTCAACAAAGCTACAATTAGACCGGAATCTAGTGGAAAATTAGATAACGCGGCTAAAATTATTAAAGATGCTCCAGCTCAAAACTTCATTATCGTTGGTATGACTGATGCTAAAGGTTCAGTTGCTTACAACCTAAACTTATCTAGACAAAGAGCTGCTGCTGTAGTTTCTGCTTTAGAAGCTAGAGGTGTTAACGGTAATTATCTTAAATCTATTGGTATTGGATCGCAAGAGGCTACTCAGCCAGCTACAGCATCTGATGCAGATAGATTAGTAGACAGAAAAGTTGTTGTAAGAGCAATTTCTGGTGCTGACTGGGATACTTACAAGAAAAATGACTTGCCAGTGAAAAAAACTTCAGGTAAGAAAAAAGTTTCCACTAAAAAAAGAAAATAATTAAATTTTCTAAATAATTAATACCTCTGGTCTTCCAGAGGTATTTTTTTTGTTGTTGATTTTAAGTAATTTTGTGAAAATTTTAAAAACAAATGGGAAGAGCGTTTGAATATAGAAAAGCCTCTAAAATGGCTCGTTGGGATAAAATGGCTAAAACTTTTTCTAAAATAGGAAAAGATATCGCATTGGCTGTAAAAGCAGGTGGTCCTGATCCGGAATCTAATCCGGCGTTAAGAAGATGCATACAAAATGCAAAAGGGGCAAATATGCCGAAAGATAACGTAGAAAGAGCCATTAAAAAAGCTAGTGGTGCCGATGCCGAGAATTATGAAGAAATTACCTATGAAGGTTATGGACAAGGGGGTGTTGCATTTTTTGTGGAATGTACAACCAACAATACAACCAGAACAGTTGCTAATGTAAGGGCTGTTTTCAATAAGTTTGATGGCAATCTTGGCAAGAACGGAGAGCTTGCATTCATTTTCGATAGAAAAGGTATTTTTACAATCGACTTATCCAAAATCACTATGGATTGGGACGATTTTGAAATGGAAATGATTGATGGTGGCGCTGAAGATGTTGAAAAAGATGATGAAGAAGTAATGGTTACTACAGCTTTTGAAGATTTTGGTTCGCTTTCTCATAAATTGGACGAATTGGGTATCGAAGCTAAAAGTGCAGAGTTGCAAAGAATTCCTAACAATACAAAAGAGGTTTCTGAAGAGCAGTTTAAGGCAAATATGAAAATGCTGGAGCGTTTTGAAGAAGACGATGATGTACAAAACGTATATCACAATATGGAAATTACAGATGAGCATTTAGAATCTCTGTAAAAAATAATATTACATTCATATACAATTAATCTTCAATTGTTTTCTTTGCAAAAGAATCAATTGTGCAATCGCCATATTTGGTAACAGAAAATACTGATTGATGGCGACCACATTTGGTTTCGAAAGATAAATAACTGCAAATGAAACGAGATGTTGAATTGGTTGTAATTTCGGATGTCCACTTAGGAACTTATGGATGTAAGGCTAAAGAACTTTTGCGGTATCTCAATTCTATTCAACCGAAAACACTGGTTTTAAATGGTGATATTATAGATATTTGGCAGTTCAAAAAGTCTTACTTCCCTAAGCCTCATCTAAAGATTATTAAAAAAATAATCTCTTTAGCTACTAAAAGTACCGATGTTTACTACATAACCGGTAATCATGATGAATTTTTCAGAAAATTTACAGATTTTGAGCTTGGAAAACTTAAAGTCTGCAATAAATTGTGTCTGACTGTAAATAACAAAAAAGCCTGGATGTTTCACGGCGATGTTTTCGATGCTTCCGTTCAGCATTCTAAGTGGATTGCAAAACTGGGGGGTAAAGGATATGATCTTCTTATTATCATCAACAATTTGGTGAATTGGTTTCTAGAGAAATTAGGCAAAGAGAAATATTCTTTCTCAAAGAAAATTAAAAACAACGTAAAAAAAGCAGTAAAATATATAGGTGATTTCGAGCTCACTGCTTCCGAACTTGCTATTGATAACAATTATGATTATGTAATCTGCGGACATATCCATCAACCTCAAATACGTGAAGTTGCCAATAAAAAAGGTTCTTGTACTTATCTCAATTCAGGAGACTGGATAGAAAATCTTTCAGCTTTGGAATTTCATAATAACGAATGGAAAATTTTCTATTATGAAGATCATAAACACATACTGAAAGAAGATGATTCTGAGGAAATCCGAGAAATCAACAATAGCGATTTAATGAAAATAGTAACCCAGTTTACATAAGATGAAAGTTTTGTATGCTTTTCAGGGAACGGGGAACGGACATGTGGCAAGAGCACAAGAAATTATCCCTATTCTTAAAAAATATGCATCGGTAGATACATTAATAAGCGGACATCAGTCGCAGTTGAAAGCAGATTTTCCCATAGATTTTTCTCACAGAGGTATTTCGTTGCTTTATAATAAAAAAGGCGGTATTTCCTATAAAAAAATTCTTTTCCAAAATAATTATCTTCAAGCATTCAAAACGATAAAAAACATCAATCTCAGTCAGTATGATTTAATCATCAACGATTATGAACCTCTCACAGGATGGGCTTCTAAGCTAAGGAATTTGAATATGATTGAATTGAGTCACCAAGCTTCAATGAGTTTTGAAGAAACTCCCAAACCTCTAAAAAAGGATTTTTTCGGAGAACTGATTCTTGAATATTATGTTCCAAGTGAACGAAAAATAGGTTTTCATTTTGAAAACTATCATCCTCAAATAAAAAAACCGGTAATACGACATAAAATCAGGAATTTGAATCCACAAAAAAAAGGATTCTATTTGGTGTATTTGCCTAGTTTTTCAGATGAGAATATTTTTAAAGTACTCAATGAAATTCCAGTAGAATGGAAAGTTTTTTCGAAAAACAGATTGTCTTACGAAAGAAATAAAAATATAGAATTTTTCCCAGTTGATGAAGTAGAATATCTCAAAAATTTCGAGAATTGCGATGGTATTTTATGCAACGCAGGTTTCGAAACTCCTGCTGAAGCATTGTTTATGGATAAAAAATTATTTGTAATTCCTATTCATAACCAATATGAACAAGAATGCAATGCGGCAGCATTAGATTTGATGGGAGTGTCGAATTCGAAAATTTTATGTAAAAATGAAATTGAAAAATGGCTCAATTCTCAACTTCATTTTAAAGTAGATTATCCTGATGATATTGAAAATATTCTTCTGAAAGATGTTTTAGCTCTGTAAAAAAATATCTTCCACATCGTTCATTCTTCTCATTACGGCTCTGGCGTAAGAACAGTGCGGATATACTTTCCAATTGTTTTCTCTTGAAAATTTAATAGCCTCTTCTACTAAAAATTTCCCCATTCCCCGACCTTCAAATTCTGGATGCACCAAAACAAAGGAGATAATTAGCTTATGCTGATCAGGGAAAATAGTGTACGTTAATCTCCCAACTTCTTTTATTTCATTGCTTAGCGTGATAACTCCGCCATTTCCGGATTTGTTATTTTCGAATTTCATAACCTGTCAATTTGTTATTCTTTTATAAAATACAAAAATTGAACCGCAGAAATTTTCATCAAGATTATTTCAGACTAACTACTTTCTTTAAGAATCATTTTAAGTATTAAATTCATTATTACACATTCTTTCAAAACAAAATAGAGAATATTCCGTTTAATTCTTAAATTTGATGAATGCAAAAGTATTTTTACCTTATCCTATCATTGTGTCTTGTGAGCTGTTATACGTATCAGGTTAAAAAACCGGCGGAAATTACCATAGACAGTAAGAATAATCCTAAACAGAATGTAGCTGTTAATCAATCTGTTGTTAGTCAGGAAGATATTGAAAAAGCACAGTCGCAAAAACAGAATGTTCCCCAGACGAATGTTCCCTTAAATGTTCAGGAAAAGCTGATCGCCAATAAAAATTATAAAATTGATGTTGGTGGCAGAAAATACAAGATAATAGTCGATAAGTGGGAAAATGATAGTTTAGTAGCTCATCCGGTTGGGAAACCAAGTAAGATTTTGAAGTTTCATAAAAACCAGATTAATAGTGAGAATATTGCTGAAAAACGTTTTTCGCAGCCTATTGCCGATATTATTACAGTAACTGTTTATGCAGGAATTGGTGTTGCAGTTTGGGCTCTCTTGCAGTAGTTTTTTAGAGGGATTTCAAATAATCAAAACAAATTTAATTGTCTTTCCCTGTATAATAATTGTAATCTTTTATAACGATTCCTATAAATTGTCTTTCGGTCATTTTGGTAGAATCGAATTCAATTTTCAAAATGCTTTTAATTTTATCCGAAAGTCTGGAGATAACGTGTCTGTCATCTATTTTTAATGCTTTTAGGTAATTGTCTTTAATAATTCTCATGTCATTATCTGTTAAGCCAATAACCTGCGGAAAAGTAGGAATGTAGTTCTCCTGAATGTTTTCTAAAATAGTATGAGAAATATTGATTTGATTTTTTAAAGAAATTACTGCCGTTCCGGAAGCGATGTCTCCCAATCTTTGGTTGTTTTTAGAAACAATCATAGAAACCAACCCGATAATTCCCAAAAGGGAAGTATCTACCAATCTGAAAACCCATCGGATAAGATAATCGCCAAAACTTGCTTGGTAACCGTCTATTTTCACCACCCGTATTTTTACTATTTTTTTTCCCGGAGTCTGTCCTTCCATCAGAGATTCAAAAACAATAGGGTAGAGGGAAACCGGAAGTGTTAAAACAATATAAACAGTTGCTTGAGACCAGTTATCCATGCCATCTAAAATATATCCCAGATTGAGAACGCTGAAAAATAAATAAAATACAGTAAAAAGGTAAGCCGCTTTTATCGCACCGTCGATAATGTACGCCAAAATTCTTTCTCCAATGCTTGCTACATTGAAATTAATATTTACATTTTGAGAGGTATTTATCGCAATTTGAGACATATTTTTTATTATTTTAGCCTTACAATTATGAGAGAAGTTTATTTCATCAAACAAAATAAAGAAAAATGGTTGGGAATTGAGCAGGTTATTCAGGGTAAAATCAAAAAAAATCCTGATGATTTGTCATCTTTGTATATTAACCTTATCAACGATTTGTCTTTTGCCCAATCTTATTATCCCAAAAGCAATACTACGGTTTATCTGAATCATTTATCTTCTCAGATTTTTCAGAAAATTTATAAAACAAAAAGGATCGAAGAAAACAGACTTCTGTATTTTTTTAAAACTGAAGTTCCTATGATTGTATTTGAATACAGACGATATTTATTGTATTCTTTTATTTTTTTCTTTTCCTTCATGCTCATCGGTGTTCTTTCGGCAATATATGATAAAGATTTTGCCAATCTTATTTTAAGTGAAGGTTATGTAAATATGACCATAGAAAACATTAAAAATGGAAATCCTGTAGGAGTATATCAGGAAGGTTCTACGTGGGGAAGCACCATTGGTATCACTTTTAACAATATTATTGTGGGAGCCAAACTTTATCTTTACGGAATTTTTCTTGGAGTGGGAACATTCTTCGTCCTGATGCAGAATTCTATTATGGTAGGTACATTTCAGTATTTTTTCTATGAACATGGTGCTTTGGCAGACAGTGCAAGAGGAATTTGGCTTCATGGAGCTTTTGAAATTTTCAGTATGATTGTAGAAGGGATGTGCGGGTTAATTTTGGGAGCTTCAATTTTATTTCCGAGAACATTATCAAGATTTAATTCATTCAAAAACGGATTTAAAAATTCATTCAAAATATTTTTAAGTACAATTCCATTTACCATTTGTGCAGGAATTATAGAAGGTAATGTAACAAGACATGCATTAAAAATGCCTTTAGCCTTAAATCTTATTATTATTTTCGGATGTCTGGGAATCATCAGCTTTTATTACTTTTTTTACCCAGCAATCGTTAACAAAAAAATTAAAAAACAAATTAAAAATGCAATTATTTAAAAAAAGAGATTTTGGAACTTTTATAAGCGATACCTTTTCGTTTTTCAGACTTTACGGGAAAAATTATTTTAAAAATTATATTCTCCTCAATGGTCTTTTGCTAATTCTGTTGGTGCTTATTTTTATTTTTGGATACAAAGAGCTCTTCATGCAGGCTTTTGCATCTAATAAAGGGGGTGAAAGTTATTATTTTGAAAGTTATTTTCAGGAAAATTTAGGCATTTTTATTATTACGGGGATTATTACGTTCATTGTATTTATGGCGTTAATGATTATTAATTACCTGTACCCTGTGTTTTACATGAAAAAACTTGCACAAGGACAGAAAAACATTAAAGTGGACGATATCATGTCTGAGTTTAAAGCCAATGCAGGGAAAATAGGAAAACTATTGTTGGGATTAATTTTTATTGTGACGCCGTTGTCATTAATCGTAGTCGGAATTTCTTATGCTTTAATTCTTATTATCATTGGTATTTTTCTTCTCTTGCTGGTATTACCGGTGATGATTAATGTTATCAATTTCCTGATGTTCGATTACTTCAACAGTTCGAGAGGATTTTTTGCAAGTTTAAGCTATAGTATCCGTTCGCAGTTTTCTTATTCTAATGCCCGAGAAGGTTCACCATTTTGGAAATATTGGGGAGCTACACTGGTAATCTACATTATCATTTACGTAATTACGACTGTTTTTACGATGATTCCTATGATATTTTTCATGGTAAAACTTACGACTTCTGCACCAGATGGTAGTTTTGAGCAAAATCCGTTTTCCGGAGGATTTGGAATTCTTCTGTTTGTAACGTATGGGGTTTCTCTTCTTTTTTCATTTCTTCTTTCCAATTTAATGTATGTAAATTCGGGATTAATGTATTTCGACAGCCGTAGAGATCTTCATCAGCAAGTCGATTTGCAGGAAATAGATACTATCGGAATTAATGAATAAATTTCTTTTATTTCTAGCTGTTTTTTTTAGTCTTGGCTTTGTAAAAGCTCAGGAAGAATATGCCGAAGAGGTGATTGTAGATTCTGTAGCGACTACACATTACAGAAATATGTATGTTGCAGATTCTGTTCTGAGAGAAAACCCGATAACTAATACTGCTGTATTTCCGAAAAAATTTAAAGAAAAACTGGCTTCCAGATACAAGGATAAAGACTTCGATTATTCTGCATCACAACCCAAAGAATCTTTTTTTGAAAAACTGCAACGCAAAATTGCAGAAATCATCAGAAGTATATTCGGAGAAACCAGCATGGAAACTTCTTCCAAAATTACGACAGTTATTATTCGTCTTTTTGCAATTGTTT encodes the following:
- a CDS encoding stage II sporulation protein M, which translates into the protein MREVYFIKQNKEKWLGIEQVIQGKIKKNPDDLSSLYINLINDLSFAQSYYPKSNTTVYLNHLSSQIFQKIYKTKRIEENRLLYFFKTEVPMIVFEYRRYLLYSFIFFFSFMLIGVLSAIYDKDFANLILSEGYVNMTIENIKNGNPVGVYQEGSTWGSTIGITFNNIIVGAKLYLYGIFLGVGTFFVLMQNSIMVGTFQYFFYEHGALADSARGIWLHGAFEIFSMIVEGMCGLILGASILFPRTLSRFNSFKNGFKNSFKIFLSTIPFTICAGIIEGNVTRHALKMPLALNLIIIFGCLGIISFYYFFYPAIVNKKIKKQIKNAII
- a CDS encoding DUF4013 domain-containing protein produces the protein MQLFKKRDFGTFISDTFSFFRLYGKNYFKNYILLNGLLLILLVLIFIFGYKELFMQAFASNKGGESYYFESYFQENLGIFIITGIITFIVFMALMIINYLYPVFYMKKLAQGQKNIKVDDIMSEFKANAGKIGKLLLGLIFIVTPLSLIVVGISYALILIIIGIFLLLLVLPVMINVINFLMFDYFNSSRGFFASLSYSIRSQFSYSNAREGSPFWKYWGATLVIYIIIYVITTVFTMIPMIFFMVKLTTSAPDGSFEQNPFSGGFGILLFVTYGVSLLFSFLLSNLMYVNSGLMYFDSRRDLHQQVDLQEIDTIGINE